The Alligator mississippiensis isolate rAllMis1 chromosome 11, rAllMis1, whole genome shotgun sequence genomic interval CTCCCGTAGAACAATGTCACCACAATGAGGTGCGAGGAACAAGTGGAGAAGGCTTTGCGCTTGCCCTCAGCTGACTTCATCTTCAGAATAGTAATGGTGATGCGGATGTAGGAGATCAGGATTAGCATGAATGGGAGTATGAGGAACAGAAGGGTGGAAGCCATGGCCTGCATCTCGTAAAGAGAGGTGTCAgcacaaaccagtttcagaacTGGTGGTacatcacaaaagaaatggttgaCCACATTGGGACCACAGAAAGGCAAGTTAAAAAGCCAAGCTGCTTGAAGCAGGGCAACAGGGATTCCAAGCATACAAACCCCTCCCACCATCCTCCAACAGACCTGCTGATTCATGACAGTGGTGTAGCACAGTGGGTTGCAAATGGCCACGTAGCGGTCATAGGACATGGCTGCCAGGAGAAAGCACTCCGAACagcaaaagaagaagaagaagaacatctGGAGCGCGCATCCAAAAAACGAGATGCTCTTGTCGTCAGCCAGGAGGTTGACCAGCATCTTGGGCACTGTGACTAAGGTAAAGCAGATCTCAAAGAAGGATAAGTTtttgaggaagaagtacatgggggagTGGAGGGCAGAGTCCTCTGTGACGATGAGGATGATGAGGATGTTCCCAGTCACTGTCACTAAGTACAGGAACAGAACCGCAGAGAACAGTAGGCCTTGCAGGTGTGGGAGATTTGAGAACCCCACAAGGATGAATTTGGTTACGGTGGTTTGGTTCCCCCATCGCATTTCCTCAGTGTGCGCCATCTGAAAAGAGAATGAAACTATAAAAAGTCTATTTGCATACACCTATAAAGGTATTTGGAAATAACCTACATTGGTTATATGGTGCCTCACATTTAGGAGGCCAATATAGGAAATGTTGAGAAACAGTGGCCTTATTTTCAGTTAATGGATACTTGTTTTAGAAACCTCTTATCTATTTCACTCCTCAAACAGTTCATTTATAGGGGTACGGGTATGCATATGCATgtaattgtatgtgtgtgtatctgtatttatctgcacttaaaaaaaaaataagattttgcACGTACATGGATATTTAACCACACCTATCCTGACCTATACATTATTAGAGGAAAGGTGCATCAATTATGACTGAAATGTGATTAAAGtagcttttaatttctttttttttttttttttaatttggaccTGGCTGCCCAACCTTCTTAAAACACTTTTATACATTTCAGTAGCTTTGGACACACAAGTAATGGATAACCAGAACTGCTGAAGGACCTGGTCATGCTTCTATAGGGCACATCTATGAGTCgccctacatcaccatagcgatgCTCTGTCAATGTACGacatgctatggtgatgtagcaaccACCAAAAAGAAGTACTACATCATGGTACAGTAACAATGTCACCGTAAGGCGATGTGTAGACACGTCAATAGGAATCAAGGGGGagatttttaaagggaaaaagagGCATTAAGAACCAACCCAAAGGGAGTGATTGAATAGGTGTTAGGCACAGAAATGTATTTTCTGAACATCTTACTTGACATTCCCAGATCACACACACTTTCATGAAATAGGATAAAGATGAAAATcttgggtgggggcggggggagagcaAGATTCTGAACTCTTTTGCAACAAAGTATTATTAGACTCCGCTTACTCTATTTTGACAATGTTCTGCATGGAAACCAAGTCTTCACTGACACATTGAATTGAACTTAATAAAACAAGCTATACTTTAACTTTAGTTAGGTCTCTCCTGATTTACTTCAGGGTAAAATCAGAACCAGGCATTTGACTACTATGAAATAACATCTGATTTATGGCAATTTAAATAAAGTTGATAATGTAATTCAGTGGAGGAAATAGTCTTGGGTTAGCTGTAGGGCAGGAAATCAACACAGCACCCCTGGTGGAGGTCTGGAAGATATTAGACTATTTCTTAGCTCATATATTTGATGCCTAAGTGGTAGTTAGGTTCCCAAGTG includes:
- the LOC132244219 gene encoding olfactory receptor 10A7-like, which codes for MAHTEEMRWGNQTTVTKFILVGFSNLPHLQGLLFSAVLFLYLVTVTGNILIILIVTEDSALHSPMYFFLKNLSFFEICFTLVTVPKMLVNLLADDKSISFFGCALQMFFFFFFCCSECFLLAAMSYDRYVAICNPLCYTTVMNQQVCWRMVGGVCMLGIPVALLQAAWLFNLPFCGPNVVNHFFCDVPPVLKLVCADTSLYEMQAMASTLLFLILPFMLILISYIRITITILKMKSAEGKRKAFSTCSSHLIVVTLFYGSGSLMYLRPKSKYSPDVKKFLSLFYTVITPMLNPIIYSLRNNEVKLALRRMLERKVFSWKR